A genomic window from Tolypothrix sp. PCC 7910 includes:
- a CDS encoding DUF1824 family protein, with the protein MSTPNHPNLTAEDARKILNKFNCLDIAPILKPSEKASVRRALILITSLSDYQILGICADTAESGKLSMKTYSQAFGYEAPSNLPDIEGPVYIKLNGKNGLCYIDSYAGHHRGVLVSCQSYNSGGINEMYGHLPLDLFV; encoded by the coding sequence ATGTCAACTCCTAATCATCCCAATCTCACGGCTGAAGACGCAAGAAAAATTCTCAACAAGTTCAACTGTTTAGATATTGCACCAATCCTCAAGCCATCAGAAAAAGCTTCAGTGCGGCGGGCTTTAATTCTCATAACTAGCCTTTCTGATTACCAAATTTTGGGTATTTGTGCGGATACAGCTGAATCAGGAAAGCTGTCCATGAAAACTTATTCCCAGGCTTTTGGTTATGAAGCACCGAGTAATTTACCTGACATTGAAGGGCCAGTTTATATTAAATTAAACGGCAAAAATGGCTTGTGTTATATCGATTCCTATGCTGGCCATCATCGTGGTGTATTAGTCTCTTGTCAGTCGTACAATAGTGGGGGCATCAACGAAATGTATGGACATTTACCCCTCGATTTATTTGTCTAA
- a CDS encoding prohibitin family protein, which produces MKNQQFANWQTTVLGIFLAILVSIGFNSFIIINPGQAGVISILGKARDGALLEGIHLKPPFISVIDVYDLTVQKFEVPAESSTKDLQNLSARFAINFRLDPTQVVEVRRKQGTLANIVSKIIAPQTQEAFKIAAARRTVEEAITKRSELKEDFDNALGDRLDKYGIIVLDTSVVDLTFSPEFARAVEEKQIAEQRAQRAVYVAREAEQEAQAEVNRAKGKAEAQRLLAETLKAQGGQLVLQKEAIEAWKAGGAQMPNVLVMGNDAKNSVPFIFNLGNTQSQP; this is translated from the coding sequence TTGAAGAATCAGCAATTTGCGAATTGGCAAACCACAGTTTTAGGAATTTTTTTGGCAATACTGGTGAGTATTGGGTTTAATTCCTTTATTATTATTAACCCAGGTCAAGCTGGAGTAATTAGTATCTTGGGTAAAGCTAGGGATGGAGCCTTATTAGAGGGTATTCACCTTAAGCCACCGTTTATTTCTGTGATAGATGTATATGATTTAACTGTACAAAAATTTGAAGTGCCGGCAGAGAGTTCTACTAAGGATTTGCAAAATCTATCGGCGCGATTTGCTATCAACTTTCGCCTCGATCCCACCCAGGTAGTAGAGGTAAGACGTAAACAAGGCACCTTAGCCAACATTGTCTCCAAAATTATTGCCCCGCAAACCCAAGAAGCCTTTAAAATTGCTGCTGCGCGCAGAACAGTGGAAGAAGCAATTACCAAACGCAGCGAATTAAAGGAAGACTTTGACAATGCATTAGGCGATCGCCTAGATAAATATGGGATAATTGTACTAGATACTAGTGTAGTTGACTTGACTTTTTCTCCCGAATTTGCGCGAGCAGTCGAAGAAAAGCAAATCGCTGAACAACGGGCGCAAAGAGCCGTTTATGTAGCGCGAGAAGCTGAACAGGAAGCACAAGCTGAAGTTAATCGTGCTAAAGGTAAAGCCGAAGCGCAAAGATTGTTAGCAGAAACGCTCAAAGCCCAAGGTGGACAGTTAGTTTTGCAAAAGGAAGCGATTGAAGCATGGAAAGCTGGCGGCGCTCAAATGCCCAATGTCTTAGTTATGGGTAACGACGCAAAAAATAGTGTACCCTTTATTTTCAACCTAGGTAATACTCAAAGTCAGCCCTAA